The following are encoded in a window of Bradyrhizobium sp. WBOS07 genomic DNA:
- a CDS encoding amino acid ABC transporter permease: MNYNWNWGIFFQPNPMGTGTYLDMLLSGLVLTLNTAALAWVIALITGSLVGVMRTLPSKGANWFGFAYVEFFRNMPLLVQLFLWYFVLPELLPKAAGTWLKQLPNAPFWTAAIGVGFFMSARVAVQLQAGISSLPRGQKMAATALGLTTAQGYRYVLLPMAFRIILPPLTSEFLNTIKNTAVAITIGLLELTGQARSMQEFSFQVFEAFTAATILYLLVNAVVVTAMRFLERWVAIPGYITGK, translated from the coding sequence GTGAACTACAACTGGAACTGGGGAATCTTTTTCCAGCCGAACCCGATGGGGACCGGCACCTATCTCGACATGCTCTTGTCGGGCCTGGTGCTAACCCTCAACACCGCGGCGCTGGCCTGGGTCATCGCGCTGATCACCGGCTCGCTCGTCGGCGTGATGCGCACGCTGCCGTCGAAGGGGGCGAACTGGTTCGGCTTTGCCTATGTCGAATTCTTCCGCAACATGCCGCTGCTGGTGCAGCTCTTCCTGTGGTACTTCGTGCTGCCGGAGTTGCTGCCGAAAGCCGCCGGCACCTGGCTGAAGCAGCTGCCCAACGCGCCGTTCTGGACGGCGGCGATCGGCGTCGGCTTCTTCATGTCGGCGCGCGTTGCCGTGCAACTGCAGGCCGGCATCAGCTCGCTGCCGCGCGGGCAGAAGATGGCCGCGACGGCGCTGGGCCTGACCACCGCGCAGGGCTATCGCTACGTGCTGCTGCCGATGGCGTTCCGCATCATCCTGCCGCCGCTGACCTCTGAATTCCTCAACACCATCAAGAACACCGCGGTTGCGATCACCATCGGCCTGCTCGAGCTGACCGGACAGGCGCGCTCGATGCAGGAATTCTCGTTCCAGGTGTTCGAAGCCTTCACCGCCGCGACCATTCTGTACCTCCTCGTCAACGCCGTTGTCGTGACCGCGATGCGCTTCCTCGAGCGCTGGGTCGCGATCCCCGGCTACATCACGGGGAAATAG
- a CDS encoding amino acid ABC transporter permease, translating to MFGNLDFDVIRRALPYLFFEGMTFTLTLTGLAALGGLIFGTALAMMRLSGFKILGRAAGIYVDFMRSLPLVLVIFWFYFLVPYIGQWVTGASRPISVGAFASSLITFIMFEAAYFSEIMRAGIQSISRGQPAAASALGLTYAQTMRYVVLPQAFRNMLPVLITQTIVLFQDTSLVYVLSITDFLGAASKVAQRDGRLVEMYLFAAVVYFTISCIASYGVRRLQARIAIIR from the coding sequence ATGTTCGGCAATCTCGATTTCGACGTCATCCGCCGCGCGCTGCCCTATCTGTTCTTCGAGGGCATGACGTTCACGCTGACACTGACGGGCCTCGCAGCGCTGGGCGGTCTCATCTTCGGCACGGCCCTCGCCATGATGCGGCTCTCGGGCTTCAAGATCCTTGGCCGAGCCGCCGGGATCTATGTCGACTTCATGCGCTCGCTGCCGCTGGTGCTGGTGATCTTCTGGTTCTACTTCCTGGTGCCCTATATCGGGCAGTGGGTAACCGGTGCCTCGCGCCCGATCAGCGTCGGCGCTTTCGCGTCCTCGCTCATCACCTTCATCATGTTCGAGGCGGCGTATTTCTCGGAGATCATGCGCGCCGGCATCCAGTCGATCTCGCGCGGCCAGCCGGCCGCCGCCAGTGCGCTGGGGCTGACCTACGCCCAGACCATGCGCTACGTCGTACTGCCGCAGGCGTTCCGCAACATGCTGCCGGTCCTGATCACGCAGACCATCGTGCTGTTCCAGGACACGTCGCTGGTCTACGTCCTCTCGATCACGGATTTCCTGGGAGCCGCGAGCAAGGTCGCACAGCGCGACGGGCGCCTCGTCGAGATGTACCTGTTCGCAGCCGTGGTCTACTTCACCATTTCCTGTATCGCGTCCTACGGCGTTCGCCGCCTCCAGGCGCGCATCGCCATCATTCGCTAG
- a CDS encoding amino acid ABC transporter ATP-binding protein, with protein sequence MIEISHVNKWYTPSFQVLTDCTTSVTKGEVVVVCGPSGSGKSTLIKCVNALEPFQSGDISVDGTKVNDSKTDLPKLRSRVGMVFQHFELFPHLKIIDNLCLAQEKVLGRPHDKSVTKGMQLLERVGLKEQAQKFPAQLSGGQQQRVAIARALAMDPIVMLFDEPTSALDPEMVSEVLDVMVDLAREGMTMMVVTHEMGFARKVANRVIFMDRGEIVEDAAKEDFFGKPRSDRAQKFLSKILSH encoded by the coding sequence ATGATCGAAATCAGCCACGTCAACAAATGGTACACGCCGAGCTTCCAGGTGCTGACCGATTGCACGACCAGCGTCACCAAGGGCGAGGTCGTGGTGGTCTGCGGCCCCTCGGGCTCGGGCAAGTCGACGCTGATCAAATGCGTCAATGCGCTGGAGCCGTTCCAGAGCGGCGACATCAGCGTCGACGGCACCAAGGTCAACGATTCCAAGACCGACCTGCCGAAGCTGCGCTCGCGCGTCGGCATGGTGTTCCAGCACTTCGAGCTGTTTCCGCACCTCAAGATCATCGACAATCTCTGCCTCGCGCAGGAGAAGGTGCTCGGGCGGCCGCATGACAAGTCGGTCACCAAGGGCATGCAGCTCTTGGAGCGCGTCGGCCTCAAGGAGCAGGCGCAGAAATTCCCGGCGCAGCTCTCCGGCGGCCAGCAGCAGCGCGTTGCGATCGCCCGTGCGCTGGCCATGGATCCGATCGTCATGCTGTTCGACGAGCCGACCTCGGCGCTCGACCCGGAAATGGTCAGCGAGGTGCTCGACGTCATGGTCGATCTCGCCCGCGAAGGTATGACCATGATGGTCGTCACCCACGAGATGGGCTTTGCCCGCAAGGTCGCCAACCGCGTCATCTTCATGGACCGCGGCGAGATCGTCGAGGATGCGGCGAAGGAAGACTTCTTCGGCAAGCCCCGCAGCGACCGCGCACAGAAGTTCTTGTCGAAGATCCTGTCGCATTAA
- a CDS encoding D-amino-acid transaminase: MDPIAYVNGSFVPLSEAKISVLDRGFLFADGIYEVSAVLDGKLVDNASHLARLERSVGEIELKLPETIERITELQKELIARNKLANGLVYLQVTRGADKGRDFAFPKGDVKSSLVMFTSEKDIINAASAKTGISVITVPDIRWERRDIKSVALLAQVLAKQAAAEAGAGEAWMLEDGYVTEGGSSSAFILTKDDVIVTRKNSNAILPGCTRKAVVALAEERQLRVEERSFTVAEALAAKEAFATSASLFVQPVVAIDGQKIGDGKPGPMATRLREIYVEFAKATAV, encoded by the coding sequence TTGGACCCGATCGCCTACGTCAATGGCTCATTCGTCCCGCTTTCCGAAGCCAAGATCTCGGTGCTCGATCGCGGCTTCCTGTTCGCCGACGGCATCTACGAGGTCTCGGCCGTGCTCGACGGCAAGCTGGTCGACAACGCCTCGCATCTGGCGCGGCTGGAGCGGTCGGTCGGCGAGATCGAGCTGAAGCTGCCGGAGACGATCGAGCGCATCACGGAGCTGCAGAAGGAGCTGATCGCGCGCAACAAGCTCGCGAACGGTCTCGTCTATCTCCAGGTGACGCGCGGCGCCGACAAGGGCCGTGACTTCGCCTTCCCCAAGGGCGACGTCAAATCGAGCCTGGTGATGTTCACCTCGGAAAAGGACATCATCAATGCCGCGTCGGCCAAGACCGGTATCAGCGTCATCACGGTGCCAGACATCCGCTGGGAGCGGCGCGACATCAAGAGCGTGGCGCTGCTGGCGCAGGTCTTGGCGAAGCAGGCCGCGGCCGAGGCCGGCGCAGGCGAGGCCTGGATGCTGGAAGACGGCTACGTCACCGAGGGCGGTTCGTCCTCGGCGTTCATCCTCACCAAGGACGACGTCATCGTGACCCGCAAGAATTCCAACGCGATCCTGCCGGGCTGCACCCGCAAGGCCGTGGTGGCGCTCGCCGAGGAGCGCCAGCTCCGCGTCGAGGAGCGTTCGTTCACGGTCGCCGAGGCGCTTGCCGCCAAGGAGGCCTTTGCCACCTCGGCCTCGCTGTTCGTCCAGCCGGTGGTTGCGATCGACGGCCAGAAGATCGGCGACGGCAAGCCGGGCCCGATGGCCACCCGCCTGCGCGAGATCTACGTGGAGTTCGCCAAGGCGACCGCGGTCTGA
- a CDS encoding carboxymuconolactone decarboxylase family protein, with protein sequence MKSRMNYFQAAPETMKALMALEQQIQSTGLEKSLIELVKIRASQINGCAFCINMHTEDARKRGETEQRIYLLNAWRESPLHSDRERAALAWTESVTLISQTHAPDDVYEQVRAQFSEEETVNLTMLIGAINAWNRIAIAFRAVHPVKVKASVA encoded by the coding sequence ATGAAATCCCGCATGAACTATTTCCAGGCCGCGCCCGAGACGATGAAGGCGCTGATGGCGCTGGAGCAACAGATCCAGTCCACCGGACTCGAGAAATCACTGATCGAGCTGGTCAAGATCCGGGCGTCGCAGATCAACGGCTGCGCCTTCTGCATCAACATGCACACCGAGGACGCTCGCAAGCGCGGCGAGACCGAACAGCGCATCTACCTGCTCAATGCCTGGCGCGAATCCCCGCTCCATTCCGACCGCGAGCGCGCGGCCCTGGCCTGGACGGAATCGGTAACGCTGATCTCGCAGACCCACGCGCCCGACGACGTCTACGAGCAGGTTCGCGCGCAGTTCTCCGAGGAAGAGACGGTGAACCTGACCATGCTGATCGGCGCCATCAACGCCTGGAACAGGATCGCGATCGCATTCCGCGCGGTGCATCCGGTGAAGGTGAAGGCGTCGGTGGCGTAG
- a CDS encoding MDR family MFS transporter, whose protein sequence is MSTLQPTVNDAARLPAAAAAPAAPAVSAKTWIAVIGATLGAFMAVLNIQIVNASLADIQGAIGAGIDDGGWISTSYLVAEIVVIPLSGWLAQVFSIRIYLLTNAILFLLLSAACALAQDLSQMIVLRAVQGFTGGVLIPMAFTLIITLLPRAKQPVGLALFALSATFAPAIGPTIGGYLTENFGWEYIFYVNLVPGAVMVGMLWYALEPKPMRLSLLREGDWAGIVTMAIGLSALQTVLEEGNKDDWFGSPFIVKLSVIAAVALITFLIIELTVRKPLLNLRLLVRRNFGFGMLANFLLGIALYGSVFILPQYLARIQGYNAEQIGMVLAWTGLPQLVLIPLVPRLMQKFDARIIIGIGFVLFAASNFMNIHMTSDYAADQLMWPNIVRAVGQALVMAPLSAVATAGIEPENAGSASGLFNMMRNLGGAVGIALLQTVLTKREQYHSNVLMQSVSVFEQATRTRLEQLTQYFVNHGILDHADAAHRAYVAIGRIVQKQAYILAFSDTFYLLGMALIVALIAVLFLKKPGQTTAGGAH, encoded by the coding sequence ATGAGCACGCTGCAACCGACCGTCAACGACGCCGCCCGCCTCCCCGCCGCTGCCGCTGCTCCCGCCGCGCCGGCAGTCTCCGCAAAAACCTGGATTGCGGTGATCGGGGCCACGCTCGGTGCGTTCATGGCGGTGCTGAACATCCAGATCGTCAACGCCTCGCTCGCCGACATCCAGGGCGCGATCGGCGCCGGCATCGACGACGGCGGCTGGATCTCGACATCCTATCTCGTCGCCGAGATCGTCGTCATCCCGCTCTCCGGCTGGCTCGCGCAGGTGTTCTCGATCCGCATCTATCTCCTCACCAATGCGATCCTGTTCCTGCTGCTGTCGGCCGCTTGCGCGCTGGCGCAGGACCTGTCCCAGATGATCGTGCTGCGCGCCGTGCAAGGGTTCACCGGCGGCGTGCTCATCCCGATGGCGTTCACGCTGATCATCACGTTGCTGCCGCGCGCAAAGCAGCCGGTGGGCCTGGCGTTGTTCGCGCTGTCGGCAACGTTCGCGCCTGCGATCGGCCCGACCATCGGCGGCTATCTCACCGAGAATTTCGGCTGGGAGTACATCTTCTACGTCAACCTCGTCCCCGGCGCGGTCATGGTCGGCATGCTCTGGTACGCGCTCGAGCCCAAGCCGATGAGGCTCTCGCTGCTGCGCGAGGGCGACTGGGCCGGCATCGTCACCATGGCCATCGGCCTGTCGGCGTTGCAGACCGTGCTGGAGGAAGGCAACAAGGACGACTGGTTCGGCTCGCCCTTCATCGTCAAGCTCTCGGTGATCGCGGCCGTTGCGCTGATCACCTTCCTGATCATCGAACTGACGGTGAGGAAGCCGCTGCTCAATCTGCGCCTGCTCGTCCGCCGCAATTTCGGCTTCGGCATGCTCGCGAACTTCCTGCTGGGCATCGCGCTATACGGCTCGGTCTTCATCCTGCCGCAATATCTGGCACGCATCCAGGGCTACAACGCCGAGCAGATCGGCATGGTGCTGGCCTGGACCGGATTGCCGCAACTCGTGCTGATCCCCCTGGTGCCGCGCCTGATGCAGAAATTCGACGCGCGGATCATCATCGGCATCGGCTTCGTTCTGTTCGCGGCCTCCAACTTCATGAACATCCATATGACCAGCGACTACGCCGCCGATCAACTGATGTGGCCCAACATCGTTCGCGCCGTCGGCCAGGCGCTGGTGATGGCGCCGCTGTCGGCCGTCGCGACCGCCGGCATCGAGCCGGAGAACGCGGGCTCGGCCTCCGGCCTGTTCAACATGATGCGCAATCTCGGCGGCGCCGTCGGCATCGCGCTGCTGCAAACGGTCCTGACCAAGCGCGAGCAGTATCATTCCAACGTGCTGATGCAGTCGGTCTCGGTATTCGAGCAGGCCACCCGCACCCGGCTGGAGCAACTGACGCAGTATTTCGTCAATCACGGCATCCTCGACCATGCCGACGCCGCGCATCGCGCCTATGTCGCGATCGGCCGCATCGTGCAGAAGCAGGCCTATATCCTCGCCTTCAGCGACACCTTCTATCTGCTCGGCATGGCGCTGATCGTGGCGCTGATCGCCGTCCTCTTCCTGAAGAAGCCCGGCCAGACCACGGCCGGTGGCGCTCACTGA
- a CDS encoding HlyD family secretion protein: MSNASYVAGNNEKIGLRPSRQAIRRAAFGLVLAIGVAVAGDYGYDYLKTGRYLESTDDAYVKADSTIIAPKVSGYIAKVLVSDNERVRAGQTLAEIDDRDFKTALEQAKADVAAAEASVRNIDAQLELQQPIIEQSTADVAAADANLKFAQQERARYDDLMKSGSGTIQRAQQTDATLRASSAQLQHAKSGLVAAQRKVDVLTTQRAQAAAQLERARAAAQQAALNLSYTEISAPVDGTVGARSLRVGQYVQAGTQLMAVVPLNAVYVVANFKETQLTHMRPGQPVELRVDSFRDKTLRGHVDSLSPASGLEFALLPPDNATGNFTKIVQRVPVKIVLDDHSLTGLLRPGMSAVPTVDTKATVLAERETEKRLAGNTSRANGG; this comes from the coding sequence ATGTCGAACGCTTCTTATGTCGCTGGAAACAATGAAAAAATAGGCCTGCGCCCGTCTCGGCAGGCGATCAGGCGCGCAGCATTCGGTCTGGTGCTGGCGATCGGCGTCGCGGTGGCCGGCGACTATGGCTACGACTACCTGAAAACAGGCCGCTACCTGGAATCCACCGACGACGCCTATGTGAAGGCGGACTCCACGATCATCGCGCCGAAGGTCTCCGGCTACATCGCGAAGGTGCTCGTCAGCGACAACGAGAGGGTCAGGGCCGGCCAGACGCTGGCGGAGATCGACGACCGCGACTTCAAGACGGCGCTCGAGCAGGCCAAAGCCGACGTCGCTGCCGCCGAAGCCTCGGTGCGCAACATCGATGCCCAGCTCGAACTGCAGCAGCCGATCATCGAGCAGAGCACGGCCGATGTCGCCGCGGCGGACGCCAATCTGAAATTCGCGCAGCAAGAGCGCGCCCGCTACGACGATCTGATGAAGTCGGGCTCCGGCACGATCCAGCGTGCGCAGCAGACCGACGCGACGCTGCGCGCCAGCAGCGCGCAATTGCAGCACGCCAAGTCCGGCCTCGTCGCCGCGCAGCGCAAGGTCGATGTGCTCACCACCCAGCGCGCGCAGGCCGCGGCCCAGCTCGAGCGGGCACGCGCGGCCGCGCAGCAGGCGGCGCTGAACCTGTCCTATACCGAGATCAGCGCTCCGGTCGACGGCACGGTCGGCGCCCGGAGCTTGCGGGTCGGCCAATACGTCCAGGCCGGCACGCAATTGATGGCAGTCGTGCCGCTCAATGCGGTCTACGTCGTTGCGAACTTCAAGGAGACTCAGCTCACGCATATGCGCCCCGGACAGCCGGTCGAGCTGCGCGTCGACAGCTTCCGTGACAAGACCCTGCGCGGCCACGTCGACAGCCTGTCGCCGGCGAGCGGGCTCGAATTCGCGCTGCTGCCGCCGGACAACGCGACCGGCAATTTCACCAAGATCGTGCAGCGCGTTCCCGTGAAGATCGTGCTCGACGATCACAGCCTCACCGGCCTGCTGCGCCCCGGCATGTCGGCCGTGCCGACCGTCGATACGAAAGCTACGGTGCTTGCCGAGCGCGAGACGGAAAAGCGCCTCGCCGGCAACACCTCCCGCGCGAACGGCGGCTGA
- a CDS encoding LysR family transcriptional regulator, which produces MDRFTSLTAFVHVVENGGFSAAGRRLDMSTTMVSNHVQALEDRLGVRLLNRTTRKVSLTEIGKAYYARSIQILADLEQADDIASELQSVPRGTLRIHVATHMVPFVAPVVAKLLSTYPELKVDLRMGEADVDLIEEGYDVALRMTPPPDSSLIVRSLATWRHVLCCSHDYIEKHGKVQKLDELTGHNCGRHLNYPFGDEWRFLDRKGTPASVRVSGSFVTNSGEALRKVALEGAAVCLMAGFLIQDDLEAGRLVRLLPEYRTVELSMNAVYPHRHHLSAKVRTFIDLIVHHSAEQQKLINPYS; this is translated from the coding sequence GTGGATCGCTTTACCAGCCTGACCGCCTTCGTCCATGTGGTTGAAAATGGTGGCTTTTCTGCCGCCGGACGCCGGCTCGACATGTCGACGACCATGGTGAGCAATCACGTGCAGGCGCTGGAGGACCGGCTCGGCGTCCGCCTGCTCAACCGCACCACGCGGAAGGTGAGCCTCACCGAAATCGGCAAGGCCTATTACGCTCGCTCCATCCAGATTCTCGCCGATCTCGAGCAGGCCGACGACATCGCGAGCGAATTGCAGTCGGTGCCTCGCGGCACGCTGCGCATTCACGTCGCCACCCATATGGTGCCGTTCGTCGCGCCGGTCGTGGCAAAGCTGCTCTCGACCTATCCGGAGCTCAAGGTCGATCTGCGCATGGGCGAGGCCGATGTCGATCTGATCGAGGAAGGCTACGACGTCGCCTTGCGTATGACCCCGCCGCCGGATTCGAGCCTGATCGTGCGGAGCCTTGCGACCTGGCGTCACGTGCTGTGTTGCTCCCACGATTACATCGAGAAGCATGGCAAGGTGCAGAAGCTCGACGAGCTCACGGGGCATAATTGCGGACGGCATTTGAACTATCCGTTCGGCGACGAATGGCGCTTCCTTGATCGCAAGGGCACGCCGGCCTCCGTCCGTGTTTCGGGCAGCTTCGTCACCAACAGCGGGGAAGCGCTGCGAAAGGTCGCGCTGGAGGGGGCGGCCGTCTGCCTGATGGCCGGGTTTCTCATTCAGGACGATCTGGAAGCCGGCCGCCTCGTGCGGCTCTTGCCGGAATATCGGACGGTCGAGCTGTCCATGAACGCGGTCTATCCGCACCGTCATCATCTCTCGGCTAAGGTCAGGACCTTCATCGACCTGATCGTGCATCACAGCGCCGAGCAGCAGAAGCTGATCAATCCCTATTCGTGA
- a CDS encoding indolepyruvate ferredoxin oxidoreductase family protein yields MDAIPSLDSYQLSDRYDRDEGRVFLTGTQAIVRIALDQARRDRAAGLNTAGFISGYRGSPLGGIDLELWRIQERLKRDRIEFLPAVNEDLAATAVLGSQQVETQRDREVDGVFGLWYGKGPGVDRSGDALKHGNAYGSSPHGGVLVVAGDDHGCVSSSMPHQSDVAFMSWFMPTLHPASVGEYLAFGEYGYALSRFSGMWVGFKAISEIVEAGASVTLRPPRAFRTPDFTPPPDGLHYRWPDLPGPQIEERLEAKKHAVYAFAKANPIDRHIYDIPDATYGIVTTGKAHLDLMEALRLMGLDEAACRRIGIDVYKVGMVWPLALHDAMAFVKGKREILVVEEKRGIIESQFKEYFYDYPGSKPERMVGKHDETGARLISWIGELSPRALASVLARRLDPMFPGLNLAARAAALLPEAARSINVAGATRTPYFCSGCPHNISTKVPEGSKALAGIGCHFMASWMDRETSSLIQMGGEGVNWAASSRFTGRKHVFQNLGEGTYYHSGSMAIRQAIAAGANITYKILFNDAVAMTGGQPVDGPVSVHAIAHSVRAEGVRRIALVSDDPAQFSPADLPDGVTIHPREAMDAVQRELRDIPGVSVLIYQQTCATEKRRRRKRGQMADPRRFAYINDLVCEGCGDCSVESNCLSVEPKETPFGRKRQINLSACNKDFSCLNGFCPSFVTVEGATRRKKSASQIDAIGHAAALPLPSSVSLDRPYDLLVTGVGGTGVITVGALIGMAAHLERRGVSVLDFTGFAQKFGPVLSYIRLAPDPEALHQVRIDQGAADALIGCDLVVSSSPKASGTYRRGTRAAVNTAEMPTGDVVRFRDADLASAARLGAIGRVVGEHNLATINANALAERLLGDAVYANIIMLGFAWQGGLVPISLQALLRAIELNGVAVERNKQAFAWGRIAAADPDFLPKATEAPEVETLDQLIDRRADFLTAYQDSAYAARYRATVARIRSAEAALNSEALTEAVARALFKLMAYKDEYEVARLHMQSGFLDELKREFEDGFSVQYHLAPPFLPSERDARGRPRKRAFGQWIQMPLAILARLKGLRGTPFDPFGHTRERRTERDLIAWYEALIERMLGELDAARLPDLVAIARAPMDIRGYGPVKEAAIASVKAEVDSLLARPTALRAA; encoded by the coding sequence ATGGACGCCATTCCGTCACTCGACAGCTATCAGCTCTCCGACCGCTACGACCGCGACGAGGGCCGCGTCTTCCTCACGGGAACGCAGGCCATCGTCCGCATCGCGCTCGACCAGGCGAGGCGCGACCGTGCCGCGGGTCTCAATACCGCCGGCTTCATCTCCGGCTATCGCGGCTCACCGCTCGGCGGCATTGATCTCGAACTCTGGCGCATCCAGGAACGCCTGAAGCGGGACCGCATCGAGTTTCTGCCGGCCGTCAACGAGGACCTCGCGGCGACCGCGGTGCTCGGCTCGCAGCAGGTCGAGACGCAACGCGACCGCGAGGTCGATGGCGTGTTCGGACTCTGGTACGGCAAGGGCCCCGGCGTCGATCGTTCCGGCGACGCGCTCAAGCACGGCAATGCCTACGGCTCCTCGCCCCATGGCGGCGTGCTGGTCGTCGCCGGCGACGACCATGGCTGCGTCTCGTCCTCGATGCCGCACCAATCCGATGTCGCCTTCATGAGCTGGTTCATGCCGACGCTGCATCCGGCCAGCGTCGGCGAGTATCTCGCGTTCGGCGAATATGGTTACGCGCTGAGCCGCTTCTCCGGCATGTGGGTCGGCTTCAAGGCGATCTCGGAGATCGTGGAGGCGGGCGCATCGGTCACGCTGCGCCCACCGCGCGCCTTCCGCACGCCCGATTTCACGCCGCCGCCTGATGGACTGCACTACCGCTGGCCCGATTTGCCGGGCCCGCAGATCGAGGAGCGGCTGGAGGCGAAGAAGCACGCGGTCTATGCCTTCGCCAAGGCCAATCCGATCGACCGTCACATCTACGATATCCCGGATGCCACTTACGGCATCGTCACCACGGGCAAGGCCCATCTCGATCTGATGGAGGCGCTGCGATTGATGGGCCTGGATGAAGCCGCCTGCCGCCGCATCGGGATCGACGTCTACAAGGTCGGCATGGTCTGGCCGCTGGCCCTGCACGACGCCATGGCCTTCGTGAAAGGCAAACGCGAGATCCTCGTGGTCGAGGAGAAGCGCGGCATCATCGAAAGCCAGTTCAAGGAATATTTTTACGACTATCCCGGCAGCAAGCCCGAACGCATGGTCGGCAAGCACGATGAAACCGGGGCCAGGCTGATCTCCTGGATCGGGGAATTGTCGCCGCGCGCGCTCGCGAGCGTCCTGGCCCGCCGGCTCGATCCGATGTTTCCGGGCCTCAATCTCGCTGCCCGCGCAGCCGCGCTCCTGCCGGAGGCGGCGCGCAGCATCAACGTCGCGGGCGCGACGCGCACACCATATTTCTGCTCGGGCTGCCCGCACAACATTTCGACGAAGGTGCCCGAGGGATCGAAGGCGCTGGCCGGCATCGGCTGCCATTTCATGGCGAGCTGGATGGACCGGGAGACCTCGTCGCTGATCCAGATGGGCGGCGAAGGCGTGAACTGGGCGGCTTCGTCGAGATTTACCGGCCGCAAGCACGTCTTCCAGAATCTCGGCGAAGGCACCTATTACCATTCCGGCTCGATGGCGATCCGGCAGGCGATCGCGGCCGGCGCCAACATCACCTACAAGATCCTGTTCAACGATGCGGTCGCGATGACCGGCGGCCAGCCGGTCGACGGTCCCGTCAGCGTCCATGCGATCGCGCACAGCGTTCGCGCCGAAGGCGTGAGACGCATCGCGCTGGTGTCGGATGATCCCGCACAGTTTTCGCCCGCCGACCTGCCTGATGGCGTCACCATCCATCCGCGCGAGGCGATGGATGCCGTGCAGCGCGAGCTGCGCGACATCCCCGGCGTCTCGGTCCTGATCTACCAGCAGACCTGCGCCACCGAGAAGCGGCGCCGACGCAAGCGCGGGCAGATGGCCGACCCCAGGCGCTTCGCCTATATCAACGATCTCGTCTGCGAAGGCTGCGGCGACTGCTCGGTGGAATCCAACTGCCTCAGCGTCGAGCCGAAGGAGACGCCGTTCGGCCGCAAGCGCCAGATCAACCTGTCGGCCTGCAACAAGGACTTTTCCTGTCTCAACGGCTTCTGCCCGAGCTTCGTTACCGTCGAAGGCGCGACGCGCCGGAAGAAGAGTGCGAGCCAGATCGACGCCATCGGCCATGCGGCTGCGCTTCCCCTGCCCTCCTCTGTATCGCTCGACCGCCCCTACGATTTGCTCGTGACTGGGGTCGGCGGCACCGGCGTGATCACGGTCGGTGCGTTGATCGGCATGGCCGCGCATCTCGAACGCCGCGGCGTCTCGGTGCTGGACTTCACCGGCTTTGCGCAGAAGTTCGGGCCTGTGCTGAGCTATATTCGCCTCGCACCGGATCCCGAGGCCTTGCACCAGGTGCGCATCGACCAGGGCGCGGCCGATGCGCTGATCGGCTGCGATCTTGTCGTCAGCTCCTCGCCGAAGGCATCCGGCACCTACCGCCGCGGCACGCGTGCCGCGGTCAACACCGCGGAGATGCCGACCGGCGACGTGGTCCGCTTCCGCGACGCCGATCTCGCCTCCGCCGCCCGGCTGGGTGCGATCGGCCGCGTCGTCGGCGAGCACAATCTCGCTACGATCAACGCCAACGCGCTGGCCGAACGGCTGCTCGGCGATGCCGTCTATGCCAACATCATCATGCTCGGCTTTGCCTGGCAGGGCGGGCTGGTCCCGATTTCGTTGCAGGCGCTGCTGCGCGCGATCGAGCTCAACGGCGTCGCGGTCGAGCGCAACAAGCAGGCCTTTGCCTGGGGCCGGATCGCGGCTGCCGACCCCGATTTCCTGCCGAAGGCGACGGAAGCGCCGGAGGTCGAGACGCTCGACCAGCTCATCGACCGTCGCGCCGACTTTCTCACCGCCTATCAGGACAGCGCCTATGCGGCGCGCTACCGGGCGACGGTCGCAAGGATTCGCAGCGCGGAGGCTGCCCTCAACAGCGAGGCCCTGACCGAGGCCGTCGCACGCGCCCTGTTCAAGCTGATGGCCTACAAGGACGAATACGAGGTGGCGCGCCTGCACATGCAGAGCGGCTTCCTCGACGAGTTGAAGCGCGAGTTCGAGGATGGCTTCAGCGTTCAATATCACCTCGCCCCGCCATTCCTCCCCTCGGAGCGCGACGCACGCGGACGCCCGCGCAAGCGCGCTTTCGGCCAGTGGATCCAGATGCCGCTCGCAATCCTCGCGCGCCTGAAGGGGCTCCGCGGCACGCCGTTCGATCCGTTCGGCCATACCCGGGAACGGCGCACCGAGCGCGACCTGATTGCGTGGTATGAAGCGCTGATCGAACGGATGCTCGGCGAGCTCGATGCGGCGCGTCTTCCCGATCTCGTCGCGATTGCCAGGGCGCCCATGGATATCCGCGGCTATGGGCCCGTGAAGGAGGCCGCGATCGCTTCCGTGAAGGCGGAGGTCGATTCCCTGTTGGCGCGGCCGACGGCGCTGCGAGCGGCCTGA